One genomic region from Amaranthus tricolor cultivar Red isolate AtriRed21 chromosome 12, ASM2621246v1, whole genome shotgun sequence encodes:
- the LOC130828858 gene encoding zinc finger CCCH domain-containing protein 32-like yields MEEELLKRNTDCVYFLASPFTCKKGAECEYRHSEMARLNPRDCWYWLSGNCLNLTCAFRHPPLDVLKEASTKGTPPLPSQSSMPATKTTVPCYFYYNEFCNKGDKCPFLHEPGNEFRWKPKLVNVIADAPVVPLDSKKSRSAEAGPIPAVKHLIQSKMAGATGNTLQGDQKWQSQLSATNEIPKLHTSKQTYIPQCEETDAIETVSLQHAGGLSKSECEPSLDSDREPEDLNDGNIVRDELCESSPGFDVLVDGRTEDMVYEDDPDYLHALDENDRDCEHLFMPRGFSHQTDYDGGLLENSDYELSEYVQDELGIDCRKYSSRRTRDRKSKRVVSRKRNFSCVGSPIGRDSDMDLRDYLRKRRMIDGYLDTRDLRHDLVHVRDGRHDRDERNTSFQRLHGKIASKVERNGVKVSSRRNLLVDSEQHGRSGKSQHNGYRQHNGRKLVQCLTERSSYIRQRYPLQSSTFSGPKSLAEIKEDKNMGHFDKKGLVEFEGPKPLYEILKDKRKSASSQDDFTNSSNRMFSACDL; encoded by the exons ATGGAGGAAGAACTGTTGAAACGTAATACTGATTGCGTTTATTTCCTGGCCTCTCCTTTCACATGCAAAAAg GGTGCGGAGTGTGAGTATCGGCATAGTGAAATGGCAAGGTTGAATCCGCGGGATTGTTGGTATTGGTTGTCCGGGAACTGCCTCAATCTGACTTGTGCATTTCGACACCCG CCTTTAGATGTACTTAAAGAGGCATCAACTAAAGGTACTCCACCTCTTCCAAGTCAGTCTTCCATGCCTGCTACAAAGACGACAGTGCCTTGTTACTTTTACTACAATGAATTTTGCAACAAAGGTGACAAATGCCCTTTCCTGCATGAACCGGGTAATGAATTTAGATGGAAGCCAAAGTTGGTCAATGTCATTGCTGATGCACCTGTGGTGCCCTTGGATAGTAAGAAATCTAGAAGTGCTGAGGCTGGGCCTATACCTGCTGTGAAACATTTAATTCAATCTAAAATGGCAGGGGCAACTGGCAACACATTGCAGGGTGATCAGAAATGGCAGAGTCAACTATCAGCAACTAATGAGATTCCGAAACTGCATACATCTAAACAAACTTATATCCCTCAATGTGAAGAAACGGATGCTATTGAAACTGTGTCCTTGCAGCATGCAGGTGGCTTAAGTAAAAGTGAGTGTGAGCCGAGCTTGGATTCGGACCGTGAACCAGAGGATCTAAATGATGGCAACATTGTGCGAGATGAGTTGTGTGAATCATCCCCTGGTTTTGATGTCCTTGTTGACGGGAGAACTGAAGACATGGTCTATGAGGATGATCCAGACTATTTGCATGCCCTTGATGAGAATGACAGAGACTGTGAGCACCTATTTATGCCCCGTGGTTTTTCTCATCAGACTGATTATGATGGAGGTTTACTTGAAAATAGCGATTATGAGTTGTCTGAATATGTCCAAGATGAGCTTGGAATTGATTGTCGAAAATATTCTTCAAGACGCACTCGGGATAGAAAGTCAAAGCGTGTTGTGTCACGCAAGAGGAACTTTTCGTGTGTGGGATCACCAATTGGTAGGGATTCTGATATGGATCTTCGAGACTACCTTAGGAAACGGAGGATGATTGATGGATATTTGGACACACGTGATTTGAGGCATGACTTGGTGCATGTAAGAGATGGAAGGCACGATAGGGATGAAAGGAATACTTCATTTCAACGATTACATGGAAAGATAGCATCAAAGGTGGAAAGAAATGGGGTGAAAGTGTCTAGTAGACGGAATTTACTTGTCGATTCAGAGCAGCATGGCAGATCTGGGAAGTCACAGCATAATGGCTACAGACAACATAATGGGAGGAAGTTAGTTCAGTGTTTGACTGAACGAAGTTCTTACATAAGACAGAGATATCCTCTGCAGTCCTCCACATTTTCCGGACCTAAGAGCCTTGCTGAGATCAAAGAAGACAAAAACATGGGTCATTTTGACAAAAAGGGGTTGGTAGAATTTGAAGGTCCTAAACCCTTGTACGAAATCCTTAAGGACAAGAGGAAGTCTGCTTCTTCTCAAGATGACTTTACGAACAGCAGCAATCGAATGTTTTCTGCTTGTGACTTGTGA
- the LOC130828859 gene encoding protein translation factor SUI1 homolog, whose translation MVDIDIQIPAALDPFAEVDSGAPGVKEYVHIRIQQRNGKKSLTTVQGLKKDYSYEKILKDLKKEFCCNGNVVQDKELGKVIQLQGDQRKKVANFLVQAGLVKKEHIKIHGF comes from the coding sequence ATGGTTGATATAGACATTCAGATTCCTGCTGCTCTTGACCCGTTTGCAGAGGTTGATTCGGGGGCTCCCGGTGTGAAAGAGTATGTGCATATACGAATTCAACAACGGAATGGAAAGAAAAGCTTGACTACTGTTCAAGGTCTGAAAAAGGATTACAGCTACGAGAAAATTCTGAAAGATCTGAAGAAGGAATTTTGCTGTAATGGAAATGTGGTTCAGGATAAAGAGCTAGGCAAAGTTATTCAGTTGCAGGGTGATCAGCGCAAGAAAGTTGCTAATTTCCTTGTTCAGGCTGGCCTTGTCAAGAAGGAACATATTAAGATTCATGGTTTTTAG
- the LOC130828631 gene encoding zinc finger BED domain-containing protein DAYSLEEPER-like, giving the protein MDDQNDGLDGASSQPIEHHIHESYEEFEGNTDVENESTEQSSAKSKKLTSEAWTYFDLVHVNGVQMAKCKTCKKILSYKRKIDGSTYLAVNEKPKKVVFDQEVSRKELMKMVVMHEYPLSMVDHIGFRNFVRSLNDNFKMISRNTLKNDVIKTYNTERSSLKVLLERNEGRIAITTDMFTRHETVTKRKSIVFENENIR; this is encoded by the exons ATGGATGATCAAAATGATGGACTTGATGGTGCTTCTAGTCAACCTATTGAGCATCATATTCATGAATCATATGAGGAATTTGAGGGTAATACTGATGTTGAGAATGAATCTACTGAACAAAGTagtgctaaaagtaagaaattaaCTTCAGAAGCATGGACTTATTTTGACCTTGTACATGTGAATGGTGTACAAATGGCAAAATGTAAGACTTGTAAGAAAATACTTTCCTACAAAAGGA aaaTCGATGGATCTACTTACTTAGCAGTTAATGAAAAGCCAAAGAAGGTAGTTTTTGATCAAGAAGTATCAAGGAAAGAATTGATGAAAATGGTGGTAATGCATGAGTATCCTTTATCAATGGTTGACCACATTGGTTTTAGAAACTTTGTGAGGAGTTTAAATGACAACTTTAAGATGATTTCGAGAAAcacattgaaaaatgatgtgataAAAACGTACAACACCGAGAGGAGCTCTCTTAAAGTCTTGCTGGAGCGTAATGAGGGTAGAATTGCAATAACAACTGACATGTTT ACAAGACATGAAACAGTAACGAAGAGGAAATCAATTGTTTtcgaaaatgaaaatattagataa